From the genome of Ptychodera flava strain L36383 chromosome 22, AS_Pfla_20210202, whole genome shotgun sequence, one region includes:
- the LOC139123176 gene encoding bone morphogenetic protein receptor type-1B-like: MAALRKLRCNVLRISTTALFLLLLQLSKSVYGWKCYCLEHCPEDAINNTCEAKPDGGCFSQIQAYAPGGVNTGEPIRTYGCLPSQEGGDMQCKSLNHNIPSAIMCCDIRDGNYCNFALIPTLPPVVTTEQPGGSLQPDYLSESINQIALLISITVCIIVLIITVSFIYLRYKRREERRRYDLEVNKNEETYIGPGETLKDLIEQSSGSGSGLPLLVQRTIAKQIQMIASIGSGRYGEVWKAKWRGENVAVKVFFTTEEASWFRETEIYQTVLMRHDNILGFIAADIRGTGSWTQLLLITDYHENGSLYDYLKSTTLDVSNMIRLAYTASSGISHLHTEIYGTQGKPAIAHRDLKSKNILVKKNGTCVIADMGLAVRYNSETNDIDIAPNTRVGTKRYMAPEVVDDTIVTSHFENFKMADMYSFGLILWEIARRCVSGGIAESAEVPYYDCLANDPSFEDVRRVVAVERRRPAIPNRWHSDDCLRTMAKLMQECWHHTPAARLTALRVKKTIGRMQEEELKI, encoded by the exons TGTATGGTTGGAAGTGTTACTGTCTTGAACACTGTCCCGAAGATGCCATCAACAACACCTGTGAAGCCAAACCAGATGGTGGTTGTTTTAGTCAAATCCAAGCCTATGCACCTGGTGGCGTCAACACTGGAGAACCAATCAG GACGTATGGATGTCTGCCATCACAGGAAGGGGGCGATATGCAGTGCAAGTCGTTAAATCACAATATCCCATCAGCCATTATGTGCTGTGATATCAGGGATggcaattattgtaattttgcccTGATACCTACACTGCCACCTGTGGTAACAACAGAACAACCAG GTGGGAGCTTGCAGCCAGACTACCTAAGTGAAAGCATCAACCAGATAGCATTGCTAATCTCTATCACAGTGTGTATTATTGTACTCATTATCACAGTCTCATTTATATATTTGAG ATACaagaggagagaggagagaagACGATATGATTTAGAAGTCAACAAGAATGAAGAGACGTACATAGGACCCGGTGAAACATTGAAAGATTTGATTGAACAGAGTTCAGGCAGTGGATCAGGTCTTCCTTTACTG GTTCAACGAACTATTGCCAAACAAATTCAGATGATAGCTAGCATTGGAAGTGGTAGATATGGTGAGGTTTGGAAAGCCAAATGGAGAGGAGAGAATGTTGCTGTCAAGGTTTTCTTCACCACAGAGGAAGCTAGCTGGTTCCGGGAGACAGAAATTTACCAAACAGTTTTAATGCGACATGACAATATCTTAG GTTTCATAGCAGCTGATATCAGAGGCACTGGATCCTGGACGCAGCTATTGTTGATCACAGATTACCACGAGAACGGTTCATTGTACGATTATTTAAAAAGCACCACGCTAGATGTATCTAACATGATACGGTTAGCGTACACAGCATCCAGCGGAATATCACACCTCCACACAGAAATCTACGGCACCCAGGGCAAACCAGCTATTGCACACAGAGActtaaaaagcaaaaatataTTAGTGAAAAAGAACGGTACTTGTGTTATTGCTGATATGGGTTTAGCAGTTAGATATAATAG TGAAACAAACGATATTGACATAGCACCAAATACTAGAGTTGGAACAAAGAGATATATGGCACCAGAAGTCGTAGACGACACCATAGTAAcaagtcattttgaaaatttcaagatGGCCGACATGTATTCATTTGGCCTTATTCTCTGGGAAATAGCACGGCGATGTGTTTCAGGAG GAATAGCAGAATCAGCTGAAGTGCCGTATTACGACTGTCTGGCGAATGACCCCAGCTTTGAAGACGTGAGGCGGGTGGTTGCCGTGGAGCGTAGGCGGCCAGCAATACCGAACAGATGGCACAGTGACGAT TGTTTGCGGACGATGGCAAAGCTGATGCAAGAATGCTGGCATCATACACCTGCAGCTAGACTGACTGCACTTCGAGTCAAGAAAACTATCGGCAGAATGCAAGAAGAAGAACTGAAAATCTAA
- the LOC139123177 gene encoding potassium channel subfamily K member 18-like, whose product MAAMKRSSNNWRSWLFSDSGICLMLAVLVVSYITLGAAVFSYIEGSHYSRWMSATQDAINSTMLQVLDRVCVNHTSDRLEHMLELLEHYHELVELRHHRFLYQDWSLLTAGFFCVTVITTIGYGYMVPLGTSGRYFCLFYALIGIPLNLIFLSRIGHQMGRATKVSVAMVRKKLCKYGKEENGADKGQVRRKAVKEYGDNWTLRGKSRPPNADQFNCKNGAKTRLPQWSKQRDRIDCTTDKEKQEISGVSDNICLSWKYCEHTKGNRYKAKTEINGVWPLQPEDYQCESEMQCVEMTWNVDSITRSRTELSLAKFSVIDAGSDLPLENSDTTSVEVDVACKSWIPRTERRTSSEIFAIYTPTISQTNLPKSAKRERTVHTQTESCTKLLNGEVEEKSKKSDDVPVTILASMLFGYVLLGALVFHLTQGWSFLTATYFCVITLTTIGFGDVELHISSNDPEYVRVFTCLLLTAYIFCGMALLSTCLDLTQVRIIAVGKRLLKHSSL is encoded by the exons ATGGCAGCAATGAAGAGATCGAGCAACAACTGGCGTTCCTGGTTATTCAGTGATAGCGGTATCTGCTTGATGTTGGCCGTCTTGGTGGTGTCATACATCACATTGGGTGCCGCTGTCTTCAGCTATATCGAGGGCTCACACTACAGTAGATGGATGTCAGCGACACAGGATGCCATTAATTCCACCATGTTGCAAGTCCTGGATAGGGTTTGCGTCAACCACACCTCTGATCGCCTCGAACATATGTTGGAGCTTTTAGAACACTATCATGAACTGGTGGAACTACGTCATCACAGATTCTTGTACCAGGATTGGAGTCTCCTGACTGCTGGCTTTTTCTGTGTGACCGTCATTACTACAATTG GTTACGGCTATATGGTTCCCCTCGGAACGTCCGGTCGGTATTTTTGTCTGTTCTACGCCCTCATCGGTATACCTCTGAATCTTATCTTCCTTTCGAGAATCGGACATCAGATGGGTCGCGCGACCAAGGTCTCAGTTGCCATGGTTAGGAAGAAATTGTGTAAATACGGCAAAGAAGAAAACGGCGCCGACAAGGGACAGGTCAGACGTAAAGCTGTGAAGGAATATGGTGACAATTGGACATTGAGAGGAAAATCACGGCCCCCTAATGCTGATCAGTTTAACTGCAAAAATGGAGCTAAAACTAGATTACCTCAATGGTCGAAACAACGAGATAGAATTGATTGTACCACAGATAAGGAGAAACAAGAGATATCCGGAGTGTCTGATAACATATGTTTAAGTTGGAAATATTGTGAGCACACTAAAGGAAATCGTTACAAAGCGAAAACTGAGATCAATGGAGTTTGGCCCCTTCAACCAGAAGATTATCAATGCGAATCTGAAATGCAATGCGTTGAAATGACTTGGAACGTAGACTCCATCACTCGTAGTCGTACGGAACTGTCGCTTGCCAAGTTTTCTGTGATTGATGCTGGATCAGATTTACCGCTTGAAAACAGCGACACCACCAGTGTTGAGGTAGACGTTGCATGTAAATCGTGGATTCCTCGGACAGAGCGGCGTACCAGTTCTgagatatttgcaatatacactCCTACCATTTCTCAGACGAATTTGCCAAAGTCCGCTAAACGCGAACGAACAGtgcacacacagacagaaagcTGCACAAAGTTACTGAACGGTGAAGTAGAGGAGAAATCTAAAAAGTCTGACGATGTTCCTGTAACGATTCTTGCGTCAATGTTGTTCGGATACGTACTTCTCGGGGCGTTAGTGTTCCATCTGACGCAGGGATGGTCATTTCTCACTGCGACGTACTTCTGTGTCATCACCTTGACAACGATCGGGTTTGGTGATGTCGAACTACACATATCTTCGAACGATCCGGAGTATGTCCGAGTTTTTACCTGCCTTCTCTTAACAGCTTATATTTTTTGCGGCATGGCGTTGCTGTCAACATGCTTGGATCTAACGCAAGTCAGAATCATTGCCGTCGGCAAACGTTTGCTAAAACACAGCAGTTTGTAG
- the LOC139122331 gene encoding uncharacterized protein, with the protein MFSTIGRLVNARLAFRRVFSTGRSAVFQIESRLLDNRVDQQELREMVHRYDPSVPIERAITPPSSWYTSPAMYKLEKDTVFKNNWLAIGRKDQVKRTGQYFTSNVVGEPLVVCRDLQGQLRAFLNVCCHRGMPVAKGEDTVSQFDCSYHGWSYALDGRLLKATKMKGIQNFKAKENGLKPLAVTTWGPLVLVKMTGNSADVENNGLQLEKVETVLKQLDYDPDTEDIVFVKRSTRKITSNWKTVVENFSDGGYHVEVAHKTYTDSYYAGSTVRMADVNEYFTVQMAETNQNNPKAETRIGKISTYIYIYPNFMISRYGPWVETITLFPYGYDSTDFVFDFFLDKSFFQNKPRDEVRNFIDESVAISDKIQDEDDEICEGVHFGLMSSAYDAGRYVPRVEMSQYVFHQRLAKELRGHWSL; encoded by the coding sequence ATGTTTTCTACAATCGGAAGACTAGTCAACGCACGTCTAGCGTTCCGCCGTGTTTTCTCAACTGGAAGGAGCGCTGTTTTCCAGATCGAAAGCCGTCTACTTGACAATCGAGTCGACCAGCAGGAGTTGAGAGAAATGGTGCACAGATACGATCCTTCAGTTCCCATAGAAAGGGCCATTACTCCACCCTCATCCTGGTATACAAGTCCCGCTATGTACAAACTTGAGAAAGATACAGTTTTCAAGAACAACTGGCTTGCAATTGGTCGAAAAGATCAGGTAAAGCGTACCGGGCAGTATTTTACATCGAATGTGGTAGGCGAACCATTGGTGGTCTGTAGAGATCTACAGGGACAGCTACGAGCTTTCCTAAACGTGTGTTGTCACAGAGGTATGCCAGTAGCCAAGGGAGAAGACACCGTCAGCCAATTCGACTGTTCTTATCACGGTTGGTCCTATGCATTGGATGGCAGGCTTTTGAAGGCAACCAAAATGAAGGGAATCCAAAACTTTAAGGCCAAAGAGAACGGATTGAAGCCGTTGGCAGTGACCACTTGGGGTCCACTTGTGCTTGTGAAGATGACTGGCAACTCAGCTGATGTTGAAAATAACGGTCTGCAACTTGAAAAAGTTGAGACAGTTCTCAAACAGTTGGACTATGACCCTGATACGGAAGACATAGTGTTTGTAAAGCGAAGCACCCGTAAAATCACCAGCAACTGGAAAACTGTAGTTGAAAACTTCAGCGACGGTGGCTACCATGTTGAAGTTGCTCACAAAACATATACCGATAGCTATTACGCTGGGTCAACCGTTAGAATGGCAGATGTCAATGAATATTTTACAGTTCAGATGGcggaaacaaatcaaaacaatccGAAAGCAGAGACACGTATCGGCAAAATTTCTACATACATCTACATTTATCCAAATTTCATGATCAGTAGATATGGACCATGGGTCGAAACAATAACATTATTTCCTTATGGATACGACAGTACAGATTTCGTCTTCGACTTCTTTCTGGATAAGTCATTCTTTCAGAATAAACCAAGAGATGAAGTACGCAATTTTATCGACGAGAGTGTTGCCATTTCTGATAAAATACAGGATGAAGATGACGAAATCTGCGAGGGAGTCCATTTCGGTTTGATGTCTTCTGCTTACGATGCTGGTCGCTATGTACCCAGAGTTGAGATGTCACAGTATGTTTTCCATCAACGATTAGCCAAAGAACTCCGCGGTCATTGGTCGTTATAG